The window ACGTGGTCGAGAAGTCACGGAATTAGCCTATAAGCATTTGGGAAAATAAAAGGACCAACACAAGGCGGTTTGTTTTAACCACAAATGTTTTGCCTGACTTATTTTCAAGAGCGCAGTAGTTATTAAAAAGGAATTTAAAGAATAGAGTAATGAATAATAAAATACCAGAAGTTTCACTTGTAAAATTCATTAAGCATTCATTAGAAATTCTTAAAAACCCATTACCATTTCATAATAGAAATTTTGAGGAAAGGGGAGATGTATTTAAACTTAATGTAGGGTTTAATTCTAAAATATTTTTTCTCGCGACGCTGGATTGGCACAATATGTCCTTCAGAAGAATCAAAGAAACTACGTTAAATCTAAAATTCAAACGGTTGATTTAGTCAAGTATGTTGGTGAAGGTTTACTTACTTCAGAAGGAGATAAATGGAAAAAGCAACGTAAAATGATGCAACCGGCTTTCCATAAAAAGCAATTGCAAAATTTATTAACGGGTATGCAAGATACCATCATCTCTGAGTTTAGTAAAGTTGAAACTAACAAAACAATAGATGTGTTCCCACTGCTTAATGATTTAGCTTTTCAGACTGTTGTAAAATCGTTATTTACACAAGCTGCAAATAGTAAAGATATGAAACGATTGCAGTTTATCACTGAAGCTAACCAACGCATGTTAGTTAAGGAATTACGTCAACCGTATTTAGGCTGGTGGTTTAAAATAGGAGGAGCTTTAAAAAAACATTTAAAATTATCGGAAGAAGCTAGGACCATTTTAAAAGGTATTGTTGCCGAAAGAAAAGCATCAGGACAGCGTTTTGACGATTTATTGGACATGTTGCTAGAAACTAAATACGATGATGGTCAAGGGATGTCGGAAACGCAATTGATTGACGAAATATTAATCATTTTCACAGCGGGCCATGAAACAACAGCTAATGCACTGACATTTACATTTCAATTATTGGCTAAACATCCAGAATGGCAAGATAAAATCTTTAAAGAATGGACGGACTTAGGGGGTGACGACGCAGATTTGATGACGTGTATCTACTTCTAAAATAGGCCAACAAGTGCTTGAGGAATCTATGAGATTATATCCTCCCGCTTATTTTATTGATCGTGTAAATGTTGAGGCAGATCGTTTTAATGACATGGTGTTTGAGCCAGGATGTAATTTATTGTTTTCGGTGTACGAAATCCATAGACCCCAAAATTATGGACTAATCCTGAATCCTTTTTACCGGAACGCTTTGCAGATGGCGGACGACAATTTTCTGCGCAATATTTTCCATTTGGAGCGGGACCAAGAAAATGTATAGGAAATAACTTTGCCATGTTTGAGATGATTATTGCAGTAACAGAACTGGTTAAAAATTATAAATTCAACCAGAGTTTGATAAAATTGATATTACACCGCTAATAACCCTTAAGCCAAAAAACGCGTTTTTAAGATTAGAGAAAAGGGACTAACCTTTTTATAACGCTAATTAATAATAGTACTGTAATGTGTTCTTAGTCTAAGGCTAGTCTTATAACTATTGTAATAAAAATGATTGAAAACAAGGCTAAATACACTAAACAAATAAAAGCTGAAGCACAACGTTTAGGTTTTTTGTCTTGTGGTATCAGTAAAGCTGAGTTTTTAGAGGTAGAAGCGCCAAGATTAGAAAACTGGTTAAATAGTAATATGCATGGACAAATGAGTTACATGCAAAATCATTTTGATAAACGGTTGGATCCAACAAAATTGGTGGAAGATTCTAAATCTGTTATTTCATTATTATTAAATTATTACCCGTCCGACCTTCAAAAAGACAGCGACGCTCCAAAACTATCTAAATATGCTATGGTAAAGACTACCATGAGGTCATTAAAACAAAACTAAAAGAACTGACTAATTTTATTCAAGAAGAAATTGGTGCCGTTTCAGGTCGTGCTTTTGTAGATTCGGCGCCTGTTTTAGATAAAGCTTGGGCGGCTAAATCAGGTTTAGGTTGGATAGGAAAACACAGTAATTTAATAACACAAAAAACAGGGTCTTTTTATTTTATTGCTGAACTAATTATTGATTTAGATTTAGAGTATGATTATGCTACAACGGACCATTGCGGAACTTGTACCGCTTGTATTGATGCTTGTCCGACAGATGCTATTGTAGAACCCTATGTTGTAAATGGTAGTAAATGTATTAGTTATTTTTACTATTGAACTTAAAGACCAATTGCCCAATACCATGAAAGGCAAGTTTGACGAGTGGATGTTTGGTTGTGACATTTGCCAAGATGTATGTCCATGGAATAAGTTTTCTAAACCACATAAAGAACCGTTGTTTAATCCACATCCCGAGTTATTGGACATGACTAAAAAGGATTGGGAAGAGATTACTGAAGATGTATTTAAAAAAGTATTCCAAAAATCAGCAGTTAAACGGACTAAATTTACGGGGTTGAAACGTAATATACAGTTTTTGAAATAATAAGAGTCTTCAGTAAAAATCATCAGTCCAAACCACATTTTTTGTAACCTCTTTTCTTCTAAAAGCATTACATTTGTAATTCACTAAAACTTAAAGTGAAATTATGAGTAAACAAAGCAAACGTCGCGAAGCCTTAGTATATCATGCTAAGCCAAAACCAGGTAAAATTGCAGTCGTACCAACAAAAAAATATGCAACACAAAGGGATTTAGGATTAGCATACTCGCCAGGTGTAGCAGAACCGTGTTTAGAAATAGCAAAAGACGTTAACAACGTTTATAAGTATACAGCAAAAGGAAATTTAGTAGCCGTTATAACTAACGGAACTGCAGTTTTAGGTCTAGGGAATATTGGTCCTGAGGCGTCTAAGCCTGTGATGGAAGGAAAAGGATTATTATTTAAAATATTTGCTGATATTGATGTTTTTGACATCGAAGTAGATACTGAAAATATAGAAGAGTTTATACAAACCGTAAAAATGATTGCACCAACTTTTGGTGGAATCAATTTAGAAGATATAAAAGCACCTGAAGCTTTTGAAATTGAAAGACGTTTAAAAGAGGAATTAGATATTCCTGTAATGCATGATGACCAACATGGAACGGCAATTATTTCTGCAGCAGCATTATTAAACGCTTTAGAACTTTCTGAAAAGAATATAGAAGATGTGAAAATAGTAGTTAGCGGAGCAGGGGCAGCAGCAATTTCTTGTACGCGATTATATTTAGCATTTGGCGCAAAACGTGAAAACGTGGTCATGTTAGATAGTAAAGGTGTTATTAGAGATGATAGAACAAATTTAACCTCTCAAAAAGCTGAGTTTGCTACGCATAGAAAAATAGACACCATTGATGAAGCAATGATGGATGCTGACGTATTTGTCGGTTTGTCTACTTCAAATATAGTTACTCCAGCGATGTTATTAACGATGGCTACAAACCCAATTGTGTTTGCTATGGCTAATCCAGATCCAGAAATAGAATACGATCTAGCTATTGCAACGCGTAAAGATATTATCATGGCTACAGGAAGAAGTGATCATCCTAACCAAGTTAATAATGTATTAGGTTTTCCATTTATTTTTAGAGGTGCTTTAGATGTTAGAGCGACTAAAATTAATGAAGCAATGAAAATGGCTGCGGTAAAAGCATTAGCGGAATTAGCTAAAGAGCCAGTGCCAGAGCAGGTAAACATTGCTTATGGTGAAACACGTTTGACTTTTAGTAAAGAGTATATTATACCTAAGCCTTTTGATCCACGTTTAATAGCAACGGTACCTCCAGCGGTAGCGAGAGCAGCAATGGAAAGTGGTGTGGCACAGGAGCCAATTGAAGATTGGGACAAATATGAAGAGCAACTACTAGACCGATTAGGTAATGATAATAAGATTGTAAGATTATTATTGAACAGAGCAAAGCTAAACCCTAAACGTGTTGTGTTTACAGAAGCGGACTCTTTAGATGTTTTAAAAGCAGCTCAAATTGTGTATGAGGAAGGGATTGCTATTCCTATTTTATTAGGAAGAAAAGATGAGATTGAACGTCTAAAAGAGGAGTTAGAGTTTGATGCAGATGTCCTTATTATTGACCCAAAATCTGACGAACAATTAGAACAAAAAAATAAATACGCTAAAATATATTGGGAACAACGCAGAAGAAAAGGAGTAACGTTTTTATTAGCTGAAAAACTAATGAGAGAGCGTAACTACTATGCTGCTATGATGGTTAATGAAGGGGATGCAGATGCATTAATTTCTGGTTATTCTCGTAATTATCCGTCGGTTGTAAAACCTATGTTAGAGCTTATTGGTTTGGCGCCTGGATCTACAAGAATAGCGACTACTAACGTGATGATGACGCAACGTGGTCCTATGTTTTTAAGTGATACAGCAATAAACATTAATCCATCAGCCCAAGATTTAACTAAGATTGCTCAAATGACAGCAAAAGTGGTTAAAATGTTTGGAATGGAACCTGTTATGGCAATGACATCATATTCTAATTTTGGATCGTCAAAAGACCAAACAGCCACTAAAGTAAGAGAAGCAGTATCTTATTTACATAAAAGACACCCTGATTTATTGGTGGATGGAGAATTACAAACAGACTTTGCTTTAAATAGCCAAATGTTAACCGATAGTTTTCCGTTTTCTAAATTGGCGGGAAAAAAAGTAAATACTTTAATTTTCCCTAATTTAGAATCGGCTAACATTACTTACAAGTTGTTAAAAGAATTAAATAGTGCAGAATCTGTTGGGCCTATTATGATGGGAATGCGCAAACCAGTGCATATTTTACAATTACACGCTAGTGTAGACGAGATTGTAAACATGACTGCTATTGCCGTTATTGATGCACAACAAAAAGAGAAGTTCGAACAGAATGCAAAAAAACAGTAGAATTATTTGATATAAATAATTTTCTTACATTTGGAAGCTTAATAGTAAAAAACTGATGATTACACATATACAAGGGAAATTAGTAGAGAAAAGTCCGACAGATGTCGTTATAGATTGTAATGGAGTCGGGTACTTCTTAAATATTTCCCTACATACGTATTCACAGATTCCGGACCAAGAAGCACTAAAATTATATACGCATCTTCAAATTAGAGAAGATGCGCATACGTTATATGGATTTGCATCATTGGCCGAGAGAGAGCTATTTCGCTTACTTATTTCCGTTAGTGGTATTGGAGCAAATACAGCTCGTACAATGCTGTCTTCTTTGACACCTAAGCAGATTAGAGAAGGTATTGCTATAGAAGATGTTGCTTTAATTAAGTCTATTAAAGGTATCGGAATAAAAACGGCACAACGTGTGATTATAGATTTAAAAGATAAAATTCTTAAAATTTATGATATTGATGAAGTTTCTGTAACTAAGAACAATACAAGTAAAGATGAAGCGTTATCTGCTTTAGAAGTATTAGGATTTGTTAAAAAACAAGCAGAGAAAGTCGTGGACAAAATTGTTATGACTCAACCAGATGCTAACGTAGAAACGATTATCAAACTAGCCTTAAAAAATTTATAATATATTTTGAATACAACTCAACTTAGTTCTTATAAATCCCTTAAACATTTTTTGCTAACAGCATTTGCGTTGCTAGTGTCAACACTTTCTTTAGCACAGGAAGAAAACGAAACAGAGCAAGATAGTACCAAAACCGGTTTTAGTTTAGGTCGTCTTAATATGCCTAATCCGACAAGTATAGAGTCTAAATATACGTATGACCCGGTAACTGATCGTTATATTTATACAGAGTCAGTTGGTAAATTTAATATAAATTATCCAATAATTTTAACACCTAAGGAGTATCAAGCGTTAGTCTTAAGGCAAAATCAAAAATCGTATTACAAAGATAAAATTGATGCTTACGAAGGGAAAAAAGGAGGTTCTGAAGAGGCTCAGAAAAACTTAATCCCTGAGTTTTATGTTAACTCTAGTTTTTTTGAAAGTATTTTTGGAGAAGGTCCAATATCAATTATACCTCAAGGAACGGTTGAGATGGATTTAGGAATTCTATTTACTAAACAAGATAATCCCTCATTTTCTCCTAGAAATAGAACAAATTTTTCTTTTGATTTTGATCAGCGTATTAGTTTAAGTATGCTTGGTAAAGTGGGATCAAGATTACAAGTAACTGCTAATTATGATACACAGTCTACTTTTGATTTTCAGAATTTAATAAAATTAGAATACACACCTACGGAAGATGATATCATTCAAAAAATAGAGGTTGGTAACGTTAGTATGCCGATAACTAACTCTTTAATTTCTGGAGCACAAAGTTTATTTGGAGTTAAGACACAATTAAAATTTGGTAAAACAACAGTAACAGGTGTGTTTTCAGACCAACGTTCTGATGCAAAATCAGTTATTGCAGAAGGTGGTGGTACTGTTGATGAATTCGAGTTTTTTATTAGAGATTATGATGAAAATCGTCACTTTTTCTTAGCGCAATACTTCCGTAACAATTATGATAGTGCATTAGAAAATTATCCATTTATAAATAATAATATTCAAATTACTAGAATTGAAGCTTGGGTAACTAACAGAAGTAATCGCACAGAAAATGTAAGAAACTTTGTAGCCTTTCAGGATTTAGGAGAAACAGGAGTTATTGGTAATCCAGGGGTTGCTGTAACTAGTGGGCCTAATGCATTTCCGGATAACGGGAATAATGGATTAGATCCAACAAACATTGGTAATGCAGGGTCACAATTAAATACAGCAGTAAGAGATATTGCAACAGTTCAAAATGGGATTTCAATTTCTGGATTTAACGAAGGTTTCGATTTTGCAAAACAGGAAAACACCAGAAAACTTACAGAAGGACAGGAATATACTTTAAGCACACAATTAGGTTACATCTCATTAAATCAACGTTTAAATAATGACGAGGTGTTAGCAGTAGCATATCAATATACAGTCGGAGGTCAAGTGTTTCAAGTCGGAGAATTTGCAAACGATGGTATTGGTGCAACGGATGTTGATGTTAACAGTGCTGGAGAGGTCACAAATGTGACTAATAATGCATTAGTATTAAAGTTATTAAAAAGTAGTATCACTAGTGTCTCTCAGCCGATCTGGGATTTAATGATGAAAAATGTCTATGACACTGGGGCTTACCAATTAACTCAAGAAGATTTTAAGTTAAATATATTTTATAATGAATCGGCACCACTTAATTATATTAGTCCTGTCGAAGGCACGCCATTTGGGGTTGATTTTAATGGTGAACCAATTGAGCAAACGACGTTATTGCGATTATTCAATTTTGATAAATTAAATTACAATAATGATCCCCAAACTAATGGTGATGGTTTTTTTGACTTTGTTTCAGGGATAACCGTAATACCTGCTAACGGAAAAATAGTGTTTACTAAAGTAGAGCCTTTTGGACGTTATTTATTTGATATTTTAGATAATGATGCCAATAGTGGTAACAATGCGACAGATTATGAAGCAGATACATATGCCAATGCAAATCAAGAAAAATACGTTTATGATTTACTATATAAAGCCACAAAAACAGCTGCTTTAGATGAAGGTCAAAAAAATAAATTTTTAATTAAAGGACGTTATAAATCTTCAGGAGGTGACGGAATTCCTATTGGTGGATTTAATGTGCCAAGGGGTTCTGTTCAGGTTACTGCTGGAGGACGTACTTTAGTAGAAGGTCAAGATTATACGGTAAACTATCAATTAGGTCGTGTTTATATAATAGATGAAGGTTTAAAAGCATCAAATATTCCTATTGAAGTATCTACTGAAAACAATTCTATTTTTGGACAACAAACGAAACGTTATACAGGTTTAAATGTAGAACATCAGTTTAATGAAAATTTTGTAATTGGTGCTACATATTTAAACCTTAATGAGAGACCAATCACACAAAAAGCTAATTATGATAGCGAACCAATCAATAATACAATGCTTGGTTTTAATGCTAATTATTCGTCAGAATTACCATTCTTATCTAGGTTGGTTAATAAACTACCAAATATAGATACGGATGCGCCTTCTAACATTTCGGTTAGAGGAGATTTTGCTTATTTAATTCCAGGCGCTCCAAAAGGAACAGATTTTAATGGAGAGGCAACTGCTTATATAGATGATTTTGAAGGAACACAAAATGGAATAGACCTTAAGTCTCCCCAATCTTGGAGTATGTCAAGTCGACCTCTAAATGTTAACGATGTGACATCGTTTGATAGTAATGGAATAGAAAATGGTTATGGTAGAGCTATGTTTAACTGGTATACTATTGATCCCATATTTTATGGCAGTCAACGTCCTTCAGGAATTTCTGACGATGATATGTCTAGCTTATATACTAGTAGGGTTTTTGTAAACGAATTATTCCCAGAACAAGACATTGCACAAGGCCAAACCTCTGTGTTAAATACGTTAGATATATCATTTTATCCACAAGAGCGAGGTCCTTATAATTTTGAGCCAGGAACAGAAAGTGGTACCATTTCAAATCCAGCAGCAAGTTGGGGAGGGATTACAAGACAGATTACATCAACAGATTTTGAACAAGCTAATGTCGAATATATCGAGTTTTGGTTACAAGATCCTTTTCAAGAAAACACATCAAATCAAGGAGGTAAGTTATTTCTTAATTTAGGTAATATCTCAGAAGATGTACTTAAAGATGGACGTAAACAATATGAAAATGGTCTTCCCCAAGATGGGAATATTAGTTTATTACCGCAAACGGATTTTCAGTCTATTGTACCTCAAAATCAAGCTTTGATTTATGCATTTGATACAACAGGTCAAGAGCGAACCAATCAAGATGTTGGTTTTGACGGTTATAATGACGCAGAAGAAGCGGCCAATTTCCCTTCTGGATTTTCAGGTTTGGCAGATCCAGCTCAGGATAATTATAACTATTACTTAAGCGGAGATGGTAATATCTTTGAGAGATATAAATTTTACAATGGAATTGAAGGAAACTCTCCTGATACATTTAGTGATACAAATAGAGGGTCTACAACACAGCCAGATGTAGAGGATGTCAATCGAGATAACACAATGAATACTATTGATAGTTATTTTGAATATGAAGTTGAAATAACGCCAGCGTCTTTAAACTTAGATAA is drawn from Psychroserpens sp. NJDZ02 and contains these coding sequences:
- a CDS encoding cytochrome P450, with the translated sequence MAQYVLQKNQRNYVKSKIQTVDLVKYVGEGLLTSEGDKWKKQRKMMQPAFHKKQLQNLLTGMQDTIISEFSKVETNKTIDVFPLLNDLAFQTVVKSLFTQAANSKDMKRLQFITEANQRMLVKELRQPYLGWWFKIGGALKKHLKLSEEARTILKGIVAERKASGQRFDDLLDMLLETKYDDGQGMSETQLIDEILIIFTAGHETTANALTFTFQLLAKHPEWQDKIFKEWTDLGGDDADLMTCIYF
- a CDS encoding NADP-dependent malic enzyme, which produces MSKQSKRREALVYHAKPKPGKIAVVPTKKYATQRDLGLAYSPGVAEPCLEIAKDVNNVYKYTAKGNLVAVITNGTAVLGLGNIGPEASKPVMEGKGLLFKIFADIDVFDIEVDTENIEEFIQTVKMIAPTFGGINLEDIKAPEAFEIERRLKEELDIPVMHDDQHGTAIISAAALLNALELSEKNIEDVKIVVSGAGAAAISCTRLYLAFGAKRENVVMLDSKGVIRDDRTNLTSQKAEFATHRKIDTIDEAMMDADVFVGLSTSNIVTPAMLLTMATNPIVFAMANPDPEIEYDLAIATRKDIIMATGRSDHPNQVNNVLGFPFIFRGALDVRATKINEAMKMAAVKALAELAKEPVPEQVNIAYGETRLTFSKEYIIPKPFDPRLIATVPPAVARAAMESGVAQEPIEDWDKYEEQLLDRLGNDNKIVRLLLNRAKLNPKRVVFTEADSLDVLKAAQIVYEEGIAIPILLGRKDEIERLKEELEFDADVLIIDPKSDEQLEQKNKYAKIYWEQRRRKGVTFLLAEKLMRERNYYAAMMVNEGDADALISGYSRNYPSVVKPMLELIGLAPGSTRIATTNVMMTQRGPMFLSDTAININPSAQDLTKIAQMTAKVVKMFGMEPVMAMTSYSNFGSSKDQTATKVREAVSYLHKRHPDLLVDGELQTDFALNSQMLTDSFPFSKLAGKKVNTLIFPNLESANITYKLLKELNSAESVGPIMMGMRKPVHILQLHASVDEIVNMTAIAVIDAQQKEKFEQNAKKQ
- the ruvA gene encoding Holliday junction branch migration protein RuvA, with product MITHIQGKLVEKSPTDVVIDCNGVGYFLNISLHTYSQIPDQEALKLYTHLQIREDAHTLYGFASLAERELFRLLISVSGIGANTARTMLSSLTPKQIREGIAIEDVALIKSIKGIGIKTAQRVIIDLKDKILKIYDIDEVSVTKNNTSKDEALSALEVLGFVKKQAEKVVDKIVMTQPDANVETIIKLALKNL